In the Carcharodon carcharias isolate sCarCar2 chromosome 8, sCarCar2.pri, whole genome shotgun sequence genome, GATCAGGGTTTCCCATCCAAATGAGCATGAGATACCCTTGAGAAGATAACAGTGAGCTGCCATTTTgaccaactgagtggcttgctaggtcattccaGAGTTAAGAGTCCACcatattgctgagggtctggattTATGTATATTTCAGACTAGGCAAGGATGGTGGATATTCCTTTCCCAAAGGGTGTCTGTGAACCCTAAAGGGTTTTTGATCATTATTACTGAAACCTGCTTTTTATACCATATTTATTTAatggattgaatttaaattccctaccTACCTTGGTagtatttgaacccatgtctccagtgCAGGAGCCCAGACCTCtagttactagtccagcaacaaccaTTATGCTACTATTCTCATGCACTTGGTGCCTGGCTGTCTTTTTGCAAATTTATAGAAATATATTTTGCTTGAACAACATTAAATGTAATGCTTATTTACTGAGCTTTTATCTTTGACAATGGTAAAAGAAATATTCTGCAACTCGACAAATTGGTGCAATCGCTTTCTGAAATTCTGGGTTGCTTTATGCTGTTGCCCAGTCCTCAGATATAGGACCTATTTTTAACATATTCCCAAAAACCACCTTCTTGCTACTTTCTTATACACAAACTTGCACAAAAACTCACACGCATTCACACGTGCAcacatcagctgtggctcagttggtagcattgcctctgaatcacaaggtctGCCattttcaagtcccactccagggcttgagcacaaaaattaggactgatactccagtgcagtactgagcaagtgctacactgtcagaggtggcaTTTTTcccatgagacattaaaccaaggccctatctgcctgctcgggtagatgtaaaagatcccatggcactgtatTGAAGCAAAGcagaggggagttctccctggtattctgtcaatatttatccctcaatcaacatcacaaaaacagattatctagtttgtgggagtttgctgtgtgcaaattgacgtccatgtttcctgcattacaacagctttcttttatttattctttcatgggatgtaggtgtcagcAAGGCCAGCAGTTAATGACCATTCCtcattgctcttgaactgagaggcttgctaggccatttcagagggcagttaaaagtcatccacattgctgtgggtctggagtcacatgtacgccagaccaagtaaggagagcagatttcctcccctaaaggacattagtgaagcagatgggttcttacgacaatcaatgatagtttcatggtcaccatcactgagactaggtTTATAATTCTAATTtgttatttaaatttaaatcccatgtccccagagcattagtctaaGCCCCTGAATTATGAGTCTAATGACATTGCCATTTCGCCACTGTCTCCGCCAGGTCTACACTTCTGAAGTACTTCATTAGATAtagagtgctttgggacatctggtggttgtgaaaagtgctatatgaatgcaaagcctttctgtttttctcttttcACATGCACACAGGTGCACTTATGCATACACACACTTGCATATGCACATTTACTTGTGCACACTTTACTCACACTTGCATTCCCATGTGCACATGTCCATGTACTTGcagacacacacgtgcacacacacacatttacctaCATTTGCTTTCACATGTATCCTCACAAATGTACTTGCACTCAgtcgcacactcaaacatataCTCACAAAACATACATGCACATGACTTCGCACACATAAATATACTTCACAAATGGAAAACAACAAAGAACTGGATGCTAAGACATGCAGGGACAGGTTAACCATGATGACCAGGATCAAAGGATGGGTGTGAGCAGGTTTATAAAGTTGGGCGAGAAAAGGGGGTGTTGAGAGTTTGGAATGAGATTTTCACATAAGGGTCAAGGCAACTAAAATCTCTGACATTGATGGTGGGTAAAAAAAAGTTAGTGTAGGATAGTGAAATAAGGTTCAAAGAAGCTGTAAAGAGAGTTGAGAAAATGGGGTGGATAGGGTAGAAAAATTGCAtaagaggtttaagtttaatatTTTGGGAGGGAATATTGATCACAACTGACAGCTCACAACATTTCCAGCCTACCTCGAACAAAAATTGGGCTCGTCAGCCTTACCTCTGCATATAGtcctgtctgctcccctgacATATTACAAACTACACCCCAGAGCGTGACTGACACAAACTATACCACAGTGTGACTAGTGGATGTATTGTATTTGATTTTCAAAAAGTATTCGACAAGGTACCATACAAGAGATCATTGAACAAAATTGGGGCTAATGGGATGGAGGGAAATATCTTAGGATGGATTGAAGATTGATTAATGAACAGATAACAAGGAGTAGgaataccacaaggatcagtgattGGGCTTCATCTTTTTCAATTACTTAGATCAGGGGTCTGGGTATAATATGTCatgtttgctgatggtacaaaagttaggttggaaagtaagctctgaggaggaggaagagaggttgCAAAGGAATACAAACaggttaagtaaatgggcaagaacatggcagatggaatatcatatgggaaaatgtgaagttatccactttggtaggaaaaatagaaaagcagaattttttaaaTGATAAGAGACTAGGTATTGGTATTCAGAGGGAGTGggggtccttgtacatgaatcacaaaaagctaacgtgcaggtacagcaagcaattagtatGTTAGCCTTTGTTACAAAAAGATTGGAGAAtaagagtaaagatgtcttagtacaattatacaggacattggtgagatcacacctggaatacagttttggtttcatgtcaaatcatgtttttgcatatacttGGTGTATAAGTTGACGGcagcccccatccccccaccacccaccgttTCAGCCATGACATGCTATACAcacattagtagtcagcctcaatttttcaccccataAATGGCTGTTTTACTTACCGGTACCTTATAACTTGGTGCAGGGGATCAAGCAGGCGATACAGGCTGTATCGTGAAGGTGTGCaggagtttaagacatgcccatAAAGAGCAGGCTCCACATACAAATGACAAAGATCGCACCCACCCACAATGGTGGATCACTCTTATACTCAGCATATGAGTCAACCCCTTTTTTGGAGAGTTTTTGAGGCTTCAATGGCTAATTGATATGCCGACATCTACAGTAATtaaatagttctttcaaagacccCACAGAggctcaatgagctgaatggatCATCCACGTGAAATGATTCTCTCgcctcagatgctgcctgacctgcggaGTATTTTCAGTACATTCTGAaaattttttatttcagatttccagcatctacagaatTTTGCTTCTTTTTATTTTTATACACAGTGCTGCTAAAAGCTGTAAAATGCCATCTGAGCCAATACTGTCACGAAGCAGCTTTCCTCAGGGCTCCATTAGATTGTGTGCAGTTAGCCTAGTGACTACAGCTGCACATATCTCACCATAGGAGTAGCAGGCTGGCTAATCAGACACTGATCCCCAAGCAGTCCTGAGATACTATCCAATCAAACTCTGATCCCCAAAGCAGTCCTGAGACAATATCCAATCAGACTCTGACTCAAGTTGATATATTGACCAAACCCTGTTTCTTGCACCAATCAGAGCCTGATTCCCACACTAAGGCTAACATGCCATCCAGACAGATTCTAACTCCAACCCAGGCTTCGTACACTGTTGAATCAGACCCTATTTTGGACCTTTTCTCAACATGTTGTCCAAAAATAACTAACCTCAGTCATCAGAAAGCAAGTATAGGGCTGAGGAGGTAGAATTAATGCAATTCTGCACATATTCATACTTCCAGCTAAGGCTCACTGGTGGAACTCTATTACTTTAACTGTCCGTTAACTGTCAATTCATGTTCGTTTCTCGAATTTATTTTTAATACAAACCTTACCATGCAATATTTAACCAATGTGTGGGTCTGTTTTAAAGATCACTCAGGGAgcccgagttgctgtggcaacatgcacttttccaTGCacattgtagtctggagctatggattgtgatggtagaggctccaaaaTTCTTCCCATCACCTGGCTGATCtgaaatctctcctgctcttaccgcctgccactgGAGTGTgtcagaaggatttacaggttgaaactcaacctgtttggccacgttatgaacacaccttccttggctatCATGTCCTGGAGTGGGATCGATCCCAGAGTTTTTAGGTCAGAGGCAAGGACGTTACCCACTGCACTAGAAGACTTCCCATTCAACCAATAGCCAATCATATTCAGCCCTCACCCTGTAATATTCAACCTACACCAAATCATATTCAACTCTGACCCTTCAATACTCAACCAACACCTGATGATAATCTGCCCAAACCACCTTGCAATGTTCAACTCCCAAGCTGCCGTATCCTGCAATACCAAATTATACCCTGGAGCACAGAAACTATACACTGAATTACTCAAATTAAATCCTGCAATAACTTGCAACTGTAATTACATATATTGCACTCTGCAATATTTAAATTACACCTAAAATACTCAAACTATATTCTGCAATACCCAATCTACACCTTGAAATAGTCAAACTATAATTTGATATACTCAAACCACCCAGAAATACTCAAATTGCACCATGAAATACTCAATGTTCTCCAAAATACACATACCATATCCTAAAACACAGTGAAATACTCAAAATGGCATTGAAATATTCAACCCACAGCCTAAACTTCAGCTTTCCCCCTTTTAATATATAGCCTGCTTCAATGATAGTCACTATGGAGCATGCTGTATTCTGCCTGTTGTCTACACCATGCAAAGCTGAGACAGCACCCTGTGCTATCTAACCTGCATTTGTGATATCATGACTGTGATCTGCAATCCGCAGCTAGTAGCCAGTAGTACACTGTCTGGTGCCTGTGGTTAGTGCTACACAATCTTGTACCTGTGGTTAGTGGTACACAGTCTGATGCTCATGGTTAGTGGTGCACAGTCTGGTGCCTGTAGTTTGTAGTACACAGTCTGGTGCCTGTGGCCAATGGTACACATCCTGATGCCCATGGTTAGTAGTACACAGTCTGGTGCCTGTGCTGAGTGGTACATGGTCTGATGTCTGTGGACAATGGTACACAGTCTGGTGCCTGTGGCCAATGGTACACAGTCTGGTGCCTGTGGCCAATGGTACACAGTTAGGTGCCTGTGGTTAATGGTACACAGTGGTACCCATGGTGAATGGTACACAGTCTGGTGCAAGTAGCGAGTGGTACACAGTCAGGTGCCTGTGATTAATGGTACACAGTCAAGTGCCTGTCATTAACAGTATGCAGGCTCGTATTCACCTTGCTGTCTCCATTTTTTAGTTTGTATCCCCTGCTTCTCAGTTTGCAGTCTGCGAAATGCAGCCAGCTCTTCTGAGAACAGTTTGGGAAATATTTTAACAATAAAATTCCCGATGAACATTTAAACTTTTGGTGTAAAGTGTGGGGAAGGTGGAGTGAGGAacccactcacagacaccccATTATGTTGCAGTGTCAGTCTCTGCACCAGTGTCCACCAGTCATTGTTGTGATTTAACCCTTTGCTGAGAGGTGCACCACTTGTTTGCTTAATCCTTTGACAACTGTAGTAGCACAAAGACAATTTGAAGGTCTAATATAGAGTTTATTCACAGAATACAATCAATAAAGAAACATTCTTTGTGTTCCTAGCACTGCTCTCGGCGAGctctccagcactgactgttACCTTTGGCAGGAGGTGATCTATACACCTTATTTGAAGCCAAAGACAAGTATTTCTCCATCATATTGTGTTAAATGTGTTAACGGCTTTTTGGAGCCCAAGGTCAGGATTGTGGGGTGGGGCGAGGAGCAAAAGCAAACCCAATCCACTCGGACACACAGGTGAGAGCAGCCTTTATTATCTGGTTACTGTGACTGACAGGTTGGTGTAGAAACAAATGGACTTTAACCCTTTTCAGCCCAGCTTCCCCCAGAACCACAGGGGGCTGCGGTGCTGTTGTGCAGAGGCAGCTGAACCAGGTGGCTGACTCCTGGTGCTGACTTTGGCTGGGCTGACACTGCACAAAAGCTATCAATGTGCCTTTGACGTCAGGGAAGTTAGAGGCAGGTCTGTGGCTTAGGCGAGGATGTTCGCGATTAAAAATAAGTGCTATTAAACCCTTCTCTCTTTATCTAAAGATCAAAATCTAAAATTCAGGTAAAAAAATATGTTCTTGCCGGATGCGGCATTCTGGTGAAGGATTGAGGGCACAGGGCAGGGCCTGGGATGGAATGGATCTCAACAGGCTGGCTAGGCCTGGGCTGGAATGGGTCTCAATAGGCTGCTGAATACTGTGGCGTGGATCTAGAACACATTAAGCTTTACTGACCTAGAGAGGGCAACACTTTAAGATGCTGCATTGGCAACGGTTTTAGGcattgtataatactggggtggAAAAAGAAGCAATTCCGAGGTCAGAGTCAAATATGTGCAGGTTGCTTGGCAACACTGCCTCTCAGACAAAACTATCAAGACAGCATAATACTTGCCACTCAATTTGAATTTGATACCTTTGATTTCACAGAAAACACAGAAACTCCCAGGTGAGATAATGCAGTTATAGATAATTTACCATATAGGCTGCTGAGAAAGCACAGCAAGTTGTTCAGTCTTGGAGTAATCCTTTTAGTCGCAAATGTTACTCTGCGGTAGGGAAAAGGGCTTTCCCTCTCCTTCTACATGATCACACAGGAAGACAGTGGGTTTCGGAGCTGGCAGCTGCAGGCCGCCCCGCAGTATTGCTGGAAGGTCTGGTAGCAGCTGCGGTCAGCCTCACCGCCCCACTGGCCTGGATTGGTGGTGAGGGCTTCAGCTGGCAGCCGGGCCAGGATGCTGGTGTTGACGGCCAGGGCCGCCAGGCCATAGTCGGTGAAGAGGACGGTCTCCCGGCGGCAGGTGGGGCAGGAGATGAACTTGTATTTGGGGCAGGACTCATAGAGGATCTGCAGACACTCCTCGCACACTGAATGTAGGCAGGAGAGAATTCGTGGGCGCTTGTTGATGGCGTTGTACACGTGGCCACAGGTGGGGCATTCCAGGGGCTCTGAGGTGGTGGACTGGTGAAGTACATACTGATTAACGATGACCTCGTCTGATGGTGTCTGTCGGTGGTAGCACATCTCTGCACTGGCCTTGCGGTGGCCTTGGACAAATTTCTCGCGACGGGGTGGTGTCCTGGCCAGTCCACTCGGGCTCCGGGCCTTTTCCAGGGTGGGGACATCGGTGCAGGCCTGGTTTGCGATGATCTCTGATTCTAGGGGCCAGGCGCACTTTCCGACAAGCGGGGGCTCCCGGACGCACTGCGAGGGCCCGTAGCGGGCCTGTGAGCTCGGGCAGTCCGCAAACTTCTCCGCTGGCACAATCTTCACCGCCTCCATCTTGATGGCAGCCTGCTGTTGTTTCAGGCACGCcatggggaagggggatgggag is a window encoding:
- the rnf208 gene encoding RING finger protein 208, which translates into the protein MACLKQQQAAIKMEAVKIVPAEKFADCPSSQARYGPSQCVREPPLVGKCAWPLESEIIANQACTDVPTLEKARSPSGLARTPPRREKFVQGHRKASAEMCYHRQTPSDEVIVNQYVLHQSTTSEPLECPTCGHVYNAINKRPRILSCLHSVCEECLQILYESCPKYKFISCPTCRRETVLFTDYGLAALAVNTSILARLPAEALTTNPGQWGGEADRSCYQTFQQYCGAACSCQLRNPLSSCVIM